A part of Nesterenkonia lutea genomic DNA contains:
- a CDS encoding YlbL family protein: MTERPPKPKKPRLRRSLQAVAGTSALIIGLLSLLLPSPYLIETPGPVFNTIGEIEDEAVISVQGEQTFPTDGALNLTTVYVSGAPTSTVRVPEAVMGWVDPGTDMQPHELIYPSGTTAEQVQDQNTAAMTSSQDLAVAAALQELDIDYSQQLSVVDFTPEAVEVGTDEQLQPGDTVTAAAGRDITGLEGLRDAVNTAAGQPVALTVRRDGEELSYEVPTYQEADGAYYVGIMLQNEFSFPVEVDIQLDGVGGPSAGLMFALGLVDSMTEGSMTGGVNWAGTGTVDPDGTVGPIGGIAQKVAGARSEGIEHFLVPAENCADLQGRVPDGLQTYSVADVAEGRQIVEAVRDGDEDFLAGLPSCGG; this comes from the coding sequence ATGACTGAGCGCCCACCGAAACCCAAGAAGCCCCGCCTGCGGAGAAGTCTGCAGGCCGTGGCCGGAACGTCGGCGCTCATCATCGGGCTGCTGAGCCTGCTGCTGCCCAGTCCCTACCTCATCGAGACCCCCGGCCCGGTGTTCAACACCATCGGCGAGATCGAGGATGAAGCGGTGATCTCGGTGCAGGGGGAGCAGACCTTCCCCACCGACGGCGCACTGAACCTGACCACGGTCTATGTCAGCGGAGCTCCGACGTCCACAGTGCGGGTGCCTGAAGCCGTGATGGGGTGGGTCGATCCCGGCACGGACATGCAGCCCCATGAGCTCATCTACCCCTCCGGGACCACCGCCGAGCAGGTCCAGGATCAGAACACCGCCGCCATGACCAGCTCCCAGGACCTCGCGGTGGCCGCGGCGCTGCAGGAACTCGACATCGACTACAGCCAGCAGCTCTCCGTGGTGGACTTCACGCCCGAGGCCGTCGAGGTCGGCACCGACGAGCAGCTGCAGCCCGGGGACACGGTGACCGCGGCGGCCGGGCGTGACATCACCGGGCTCGAGGGACTGCGTGACGCAGTCAACACTGCCGCAGGTCAGCCGGTAGCATTGACGGTGCGTCGTGATGGTGAGGAGCTGAGCTACGAGGTTCCCACCTACCAGGAGGCGGACGGTGCCTATTACGTCGGGATCATGCTCCAGAACGAGTTCTCCTTCCCCGTGGAGGTGGACATCCAGCTCGACGGCGTCGGCGGGCCCAGCGCAGGACTGATGTTCGCGCTCGGGCTCGTGGATTCGATGACCGAGGGGTCCATGACCGGCGGCGTGAACTGGGCCGGGACCGGGACAGTGGACCCGGACGGCACGGTCGGTCCGATCGGCGGGATCGCCCAGAAGGTCGCGGGTGCACGATCCGAGGGCATCGAACACTTCCTGGTGCCGGCGGAGAACTGCGCCGACCTGCAGGGCCGAGTGCCGGATGGTCTGCAGACCTACTCCGTGGCTGACGTGGCCGAGGGGCGGCAGATCGTCGAGGCGGTCCGCGACGGCGACGAAGACTTCCTCGCAGGGCTCCCGTCCTGCGGAGGCTGA
- a CDS encoding zinc-dependent metalloprotease encodes MSENNSGNNEQGNGDDPRDPMEEFFKQLFGGQMPGQDPNQQDDPEKGDAGGRGPSIGFTGTPGAGQGGQAGQGGFPGMPPGFDPSQIPGMADMNPQMMQQIMGQVQSMFSAMQNPSDEDKGPVNWTMARQAARQAAAGDDPSVSAAERKEIDDALRLADMWLDGATTFETAGQIGKAWSRAQWVEETFDSWKRLTEPVAESVSKALSSAIKDQLGEQGSGLPPELESMMGGAGAQQITGMIESMGGMAFGMQLGQAVGELAKEVVSSSDTGLPLAGHTTALLPKNVREFGKDLSVDSREVLLYLALREAARMRLFIHAPWLEQDLFNAVGQYAAGIHIDMARIEEAASQMDPSNPEAMNSILGEGLFPQERTPMQEAALKRIETTLALVEGWVDDVVTQAAEHLESLSRLRETMNRRRASGGPAEDTFAALVGLELRPRRLRDAAALWAHLRETEGMAGRDDVWSHPDVQPDEQDLDDPTGFQQRRAERQEETAKIDEELQKLLDGGYDGKSPEA; translated from the coding sequence ATGAGCGAGAACAACTCCGGCAACAACGAGCAGGGCAACGGGGACGACCCGCGTGACCCCATGGAGGAGTTCTTCAAACAGCTCTTCGGCGGTCAGATGCCAGGCCAGGATCCGAACCAGCAGGACGATCCCGAGAAGGGCGACGCCGGCGGCCGCGGCCCCAGCATCGGCTTCACCGGCACCCCAGGAGCCGGTCAGGGCGGACAGGCTGGCCAGGGCGGATTCCCCGGCATGCCCCCAGGCTTCGACCCCTCCCAGATTCCCGGCATGGCCGATATGAACCCGCAGATGATGCAGCAGATCATGGGCCAGGTCCAGTCGATGTTCTCCGCCATGCAGAACCCCTCCGACGAGGACAAGGGCCCGGTCAACTGGACCATGGCCCGACAGGCCGCCCGCCAGGCCGCCGCCGGTGACGACCCGAGCGTCTCCGCCGCCGAGCGCAAAGAGATCGACGACGCCCTCCGACTGGCAGACATGTGGCTGGACGGGGCGACGACCTTCGAGACGGCCGGCCAGATCGGCAAGGCATGGTCCCGCGCGCAGTGGGTCGAGGAGACCTTCGACTCCTGGAAGCGACTCACCGAGCCCGTCGCGGAGTCGGTCTCCAAGGCGCTCTCCAGCGCCATCAAGGACCAGCTCGGCGAGCAAGGCTCCGGGCTGCCCCCCGAGCTCGAATCGATGATGGGCGGAGCGGGCGCCCAGCAGATCACCGGGATGATCGAGTCCATGGGCGGCATGGCCTTCGGCATGCAGCTGGGCCAGGCCGTCGGAGAGCTTGCCAAGGAGGTCGTCTCCTCCTCGGACACCGGCCTGCCCCTGGCCGGGCACACCACGGCGCTGCTGCCGAAGAACGTGCGTGAATTCGGCAAGGACCTCAGCGTGGACTCCCGCGAGGTGCTGCTCTACCTGGCGCTGCGCGAAGCCGCGCGGATGCGTCTGTTCATCCACGCCCCCTGGCTGGAGCAGGACCTCTTCAATGCAGTCGGCCAGTACGCCGCGGGCATCCACATCGACATGGCCCGGATCGAAGAGGCCGCCAGCCAGATGGACCCGTCCAACCCCGAGGCCATGAACTCCATCCTGGGCGAAGGGCTCTTCCCACAGGAGCGGACCCCCATGCAGGAGGCCGCACTCAAACGCATCGAGACCACCCTCGCCCTGGTCGAGGGCTGGGTGGATGACGTGGTGACCCAGGCCGCCGAGCATCTGGAGTCCCTCTCCCGGCTGCGGGAGACGATGAACCGGCGTCGGGCCTCCGGGGGACCGGCGGAGGACACCTTCGCCGCCCTGGTCGGACTCGAGCTGCGTCCGCGCCGCCTCCGTGACGCAGCCGCGCTCTGGGCGCATCTCCGGGAGACCGAAGGGATGGCCGGACGCGATGACGTGTGGAGCCACCCCGACGTCCAGCCCGATGAACAGGACCTCGACGATCCCACCGGCTTCCAGCAGCGGCGCGCCGAGCGCCAGGAGGAGACGGCCAAGATCGACGAAGAGCTGCAGAAGCTGCTCGACGGCGGATATGACGGGAAGTCACCTGAGGCCTGA
- a CDS encoding M48 metallopeptidase family protein, which produces MASRQLEQQITVDGQQVLVVRSARRTRTVTADQVAGTLRLRVPLRLSQREVENHARAFQKKITRRASKKPRSDADLLDRARALSTRYLDGVPQPEAVTWSAQQHQRWGSTTSTTGTIRLSWRLREMPTWVQDSVLVHELAHLIEPGHGPRFKALVEKYPRTAEADAFLAGVSWADHHSS; this is translated from the coding sequence ATGGCGTCGCGGCAGCTCGAGCAGCAGATCACAGTGGATGGACAGCAGGTGCTCGTGGTCCGCTCGGCACGCCGCACCCGGACCGTCACTGCGGATCAGGTCGCCGGCACGCTGCGACTGCGAGTTCCGCTGCGGCTCAGCCAGCGCGAGGTGGAGAACCACGCCCGGGCCTTCCAGAAGAAGATCACCCGTCGGGCGTCCAAGAAGCCGCGCAGCGACGCGGATCTGCTGGACCGTGCCCGCGCGCTCTCGACGCGATACCTGGACGGAGTCCCCCAGCCCGAAGCCGTCACCTGGTCCGCCCAGCAGCACCAGCGCTGGGGCTCCACCACCTCCACCACGGGCACGATCCGGCTCTCCTGGCGGCTGCGCGAGATGCCGACCTGGGTGCAGGACTCGGTGCTCGTGCATGAGCTCGCTCATCTGATCGAGCCGGGACATGGACCGCGCTTCAAGGCCCTGGTCGAGAAGTATCCGCGCACCGCTGAGGCCGACGCTTTCCTGGCCGGCGTCAGCTGGGCCGATCACCACTCGTCCTGA
- a CDS encoding ATP-dependent DNA helicase UvrD2 gives MTRPAFTSTSTPGSALTAAQLASSPPEAILDGLDEEQRQAASTLNGPLCILAGAGTGKTRAITHRIAYGVRAGVYDPHRLLAVTFTARAAAEMRSRLSALGAPGVQARTFHAAALRQLQYFWPMSIGGTMPQILDHKVRLLAEAARRLHVTTDRATLRDLASEIEWAKVSTLTPESYLEVATAEGAGRPAPGGVDHRTFAKLYQSYEDVKLDKHLIDFEDVLLLIVGILEDDERVAAQVRQQYRHFVVDEYQDVSPLQQRLLDLWLGGRDEICVVGDAAQTIYSFTGATPDFLLGFKRRHPEANLVKLVRDYRSTPEVVKLANGLLADRTREAPRLSDPAPWPEPLQLISQRERGPMPKLIQHADDDAESAWVAAEIAALQEQGVPLSEMAILYRTNGQSQAFEQALATAGISYQLRGSERFFSRREVREALAALRTSSLVVDAGDEVSKSVRDILSSHGYSTKAPEATGAVRERWESMAALVALADQLSTEREDFTMRAFITELEERSAAQHAPTVDGVTLASLHSAKGLEWEAVFLAGLSEGLMPITFAKTQKEVDEERRLFYVGITRARKYLFLSSSSSRHTGGRGRRTPSRFLRPLRREMGLEEPGRKIAPTAGGLSPNASARRKKAVTCSTCGAVLTVATEVKRRRCETCPARYDEALFAKLRAWRMEYAKELEVPAFVVFTDATLEVIAELKPSTDEELLKVPGIGERKLEKHGDRLREVLAEG, from the coding sequence ATGACCCGGCCCGCCTTCACCTCCACCTCCACGCCCGGCTCCGCGCTGACCGCGGCGCAGCTGGCCTCCTCCCCGCCCGAGGCCATCCTCGACGGGCTCGACGAGGAGCAGCGCCAGGCCGCGTCCACGCTGAACGGACCGCTGTGCATCCTCGCCGGCGCCGGCACGGGCAAGACCCGGGCCATCACGCACCGGATCGCCTATGGTGTGCGCGCCGGAGTCTATGACCCGCACCGGCTGCTGGCCGTCACCTTCACCGCCCGCGCCGCCGCCGAGATGCGCTCACGGCTCTCCGCCCTGGGCGCCCCCGGCGTACAGGCCCGCACCTTCCACGCCGCCGCGCTGCGCCAGCTGCAGTACTTCTGGCCGATGTCCATCGGCGGGACCATGCCGCAGATCCTGGACCACAAGGTCCGGCTGCTGGCCGAGGCCGCGCGCCGGCTGCATGTGACCACCGACCGGGCCACCCTGCGCGACCTCGCCAGCGAGATCGAATGGGCCAAGGTCTCCACGCTGACCCCGGAGTCCTATCTGGAGGTCGCCACCGCCGAGGGCGCCGGCCGCCCCGCGCCCGGGGGAGTGGATCACCGCACCTTCGCCAAGCTCTACCAGTCCTATGAGGACGTGAAGCTGGACAAGCACCTGATCGACTTCGAGGACGTGCTGCTGCTGATCGTAGGAATCCTCGAGGACGACGAGCGGGTCGCCGCGCAGGTCCGTCAGCAGTACCGGCACTTCGTGGTGGACGAGTACCAGGACGTCTCCCCGCTGCAGCAGCGGCTGCTGGACCTGTGGCTGGGCGGCCGCGACGAGATCTGCGTGGTCGGCGACGCCGCGCAGACCATCTACTCCTTCACCGGCGCCACCCCGGACTTCCTGCTCGGGTTCAAGCGCCGCCACCCGGAGGCGAACCTGGTCAAACTGGTCCGCGACTACCGGTCCACCCCCGAGGTGGTGAAGCTGGCCAACGGCCTGCTCGCCGACCGCACCCGGGAGGCGCCCCGGCTCTCCGATCCGGCCCCCTGGCCGGAGCCGCTGCAGCTGATCTCCCAGCGCGAGCGCGGTCCGATGCCGAAGCTGATCCAACATGCCGACGACGACGCCGAGTCGGCCTGGGTGGCCGCTGAGATCGCCGCGCTGCAGGAACAGGGCGTGCCGCTCTCCGAGATGGCCATCCTCTACCGCACCAACGGTCAGTCCCAGGCTTTCGAGCAGGCGCTGGCCACCGCGGGAATCTCCTACCAGCTGCGCGGATCCGAGCGCTTCTTCTCCCGCCGCGAGGTCCGCGAGGCGCTCGCCGCCCTGCGCACCTCCTCACTGGTGGTCGACGCAGGGGACGAGGTCTCCAAGAGTGTGCGCGACATCCTGTCCTCGCACGGCTATTCGACGAAGGCGCCGGAGGCCACCGGTGCGGTCCGCGAACGCTGGGAATCGATGGCCGCGCTGGTCGCGCTGGCTGACCAGCTCTCCACCGAGCGGGAGGACTTCACCATGCGGGCCTTCATCACCGAGCTCGAAGAACGCTCGGCCGCCCAGCATGCGCCCACGGTGGATGGCGTCACACTGGCCTCGCTGCACTCCGCCAAGGGCCTCGAGTGGGAGGCAGTGTTCCTCGCCGGGCTCTCCGAGGGGCTCATGCCGATCACCTTCGCCAAGACGCAGAAGGAGGTGGACGAGGAGCGCCGACTCTTCTACGTGGGCATCACCCGCGCCAGGAAGTACCTGTTCCTGAGCTCATCCTCCTCGCGCCACACCGGGGGGCGGGGTCGGCGCACGCCCTCACGCTTCCTGCGGCCGCTGCGCCGGGAGATGGGTCTGGAGGAGCCGGGCCGCAAGATCGCGCCCACCGCGGGCGGACTGAGTCCGAACGCCTCAGCGCGGAGGAAGAAGGCCGTGACCTGCTCCACCTGCGGGGCGGTGCTGACCGTGGCCACGGAGGTCAAGCGGCGTCGCTGCGAGACCTGTCCGGCCCGCTATGACGAGGCGCTCTTCGCCAAGCTGCGCGCCTGGCGGATGGAGTACGCCAAGGAATTGGAAGTGCCGGCGTTCGTGGTGTTCACCGACGCGACCCTGGAGGTCATCGCCGAGCTGAAGCCCAGCACGGACGAGGAGCTGCTGAAGGTCCCCGGCATCGGCGAACGCAAGCTCGAGAAGCACGGCGATCGCCTGCGAGAGGTCCTCGCCGAAGGCTAG
- the nudC gene encoding NAD(+) diphosphatase, producing the protein MHMRRRDPGDSLLTLPQDGARIDRLDAERKRPEWLSEVWATPGTRVLNLYGRRAKLSGNRLSYEPALGELPAGAVTLGAVDATDLPADLPGDLPGGLPGDSPQGQAAAGTRVHVVTVAHPQPTEEADPAQTTGTTWADLAFAGSQLTPVDAALLTQALAITTWHARSAFCAACGTATEVEVSGWMRRCPNCGSQTFPRTDPAVITAVLDTEDRLLLGSAHRWDTRRFSTFAGFVEAGESVEAALAREIEEEAGVVVSDIQYMGSQSWPFPRSLMLGHFAVTSDPSAARPDGEEIREVRWFTREQLAAEAAAGVVSLPTRSSISRALIEHWHGGPLEAASDAQPSRTGAAGRPAPRGQQAR; encoded by the coding sequence ATGCATATGCGCCGTCGCGACCCTGGTGACTCTCTGCTCACGCTTCCCCAGGACGGGGCCCGGATCGACCGCCTCGACGCCGAGCGCAAGCGTCCTGAATGGCTCAGCGAGGTGTGGGCCACCCCCGGCACCCGTGTGCTGAACCTCTATGGACGCCGCGCGAAGCTCAGCGGGAACCGGCTCAGCTACGAGCCGGCCCTCGGCGAGCTGCCCGCAGGCGCCGTCACGCTGGGTGCGGTGGACGCCACAGACCTCCCTGCAGACCTCCCTGGAGACCTCCCCGGAGGCCTCCCTGGGGACTCCCCGCAGGGCCAGGCCGCGGCGGGAACCCGGGTCCACGTGGTGACGGTCGCGCATCCCCAGCCGACCGAGGAAGCAGATCCTGCACAGACCACCGGCACCACCTGGGCGGATCTCGCCTTCGCCGGCTCCCAGCTGACCCCGGTCGACGCCGCTCTGCTCACCCAGGCGCTGGCGATCACCACCTGGCATGCGCGCAGCGCGTTCTGCGCCGCCTGTGGAACAGCCACCGAAGTGGAGGTCTCCGGATGGATGCGCAGGTGCCCGAACTGTGGCTCACAGACCTTCCCACGCACCGACCCTGCAGTGATCACCGCCGTGCTGGACACCGAGGACCGACTCCTGCTCGGCTCGGCCCACCGCTGGGACACCAGGCGCTTCTCGACCTTCGCCGGATTCGTGGAGGCCGGGGAGTCAGTGGAAGCGGCACTGGCCCGTGAGATCGAGGAGGAGGCCGGCGTCGTCGTCTCGGATATCCAATACATGGGCTCACAGTCCTGGCCCTTCCCGCGCTCGCTGATGCTGGGCCACTTCGCCGTGACCTCGGACCCGTCGGCGGCCCGGCCCGACGGCGAGGAGATCCGCGAGGTGCGCTGGTTCACGCGTGAGCAGCTCGCTGCCGAGGCCGCCGCCGGGGTGGTCTCGCTGCCCACACGCTCCTCCATCTCCCGGGCGCTGATCGAGCACTGGCACGGCGGCCCCCTCGAGGCGGCCTCCGATGCCCAGCCGTCGCGCACCGGCGCCGCCGGACGGCCGGCCCCACGCGGACAGCAGGCCCGATGA
- a CDS encoding phosphotransferase → MRWTSMELAALATAAVPGLSPTGVAAAADDARDFTSAVVIDSEGHRWRIRSPQHQEAAMRLETELQVLRGFSTGIRAELPFRVPSVAGAVRRGEMRTFVYNHLPGTSLELSDLTKQSETVIDDIGRTIAAIHDLDDAVVDNADLPRYSAERYRQRRLNELDQAATTGEIPALLLRRWEHAMEDRELWRFSPSVTHGDLHEDSLLIEGERVVAVTGWTDLHSGDPADDFAWLTAAGDAEFTEKVLAAYHRHRTGQADEHLMRRAALTAEFALAQWLVRGHASENPEMVTEAKVLLEQLKVDIETYGGQPISLTPMEGEEPQGPAEVQDSRPVARAGAAATVADTGEWAESGEDDDEPAVITDSPASGRTPSGDVIPAADREEVIDDPDATGRVPAFHPRPQPAEDATGAISPVTDVDEDTDLPIHADETSERRAKQKNFFPSSASSAASVESASSAQSVESAHSAASADSAPSAPSADSPDTAGSSTSDDSQDSAGSAAASAEPEPTDQDEHGDESIYQRHPGLRPPTS, encoded by the coding sequence GTGCGATGGACTTCGATGGAACTTGCGGCCCTGGCGACCGCGGCAGTGCCGGGCCTTTCCCCCACCGGCGTGGCCGCGGCGGCTGATGACGCCCGCGACTTCACGTCCGCCGTCGTCATCGACTCCGAGGGCCACCGCTGGCGGATCCGCTCTCCTCAGCATCAGGAAGCGGCCATGCGTCTGGAGACCGAGCTGCAGGTGCTGCGCGGCTTCTCCACCGGCATCCGCGCGGAGCTGCCCTTCCGGGTCCCCTCCGTAGCCGGGGCTGTGCGCCGCGGTGAGATGCGCACCTTCGTGTACAACCATCTGCCCGGCACCTCGCTGGAGCTCAGTGACCTGACCAAGCAGTCCGAGACCGTCATCGATGACATCGGCCGGACCATCGCCGCCATCCATGACCTCGACGATGCAGTCGTGGACAACGCCGATCTGCCCCGATACTCCGCCGAGCGCTACCGGCAGCGTCGGCTCAACGAGCTGGACCAGGCCGCGACCACCGGAGAGATCCCAGCTCTGCTGCTGCGCCGCTGGGAGCACGCCATGGAGGACCGCGAACTGTGGCGGTTCTCCCCCTCCGTGACCCATGGGGACCTGCATGAGGACTCGCTGCTGATCGAGGGCGAGCGCGTCGTCGCGGTCACCGGCTGGACCGACCTGCACAGCGGAGACCCGGCGGATGACTTCGCCTGGCTGACCGCCGCCGGCGATGCTGAGTTCACCGAGAAGGTGCTCGCCGCCTATCACCGTCACCGCACCGGGCAGGCCGATGAGCACCTGATGCGCCGCGCTGCGCTGACCGCAGAGTTCGCGCTTGCCCAGTGGCTGGTCCGCGGCCATGCCAGCGAGAACCCGGAGATGGTCACCGAGGCCAAGGTCCTTCTGGAACAGCTCAAGGTCGACATCGAGACCTACGGCGGCCAGCCGATCTCGCTGACCCCGATGGAGGGCGAGGAGCCGCAGGGACCCGCCGAGGTCCAGGATTCACGTCCCGTGGCCCGCGCCGGCGCCGCGGCGACGGTGGCTGACACCGGCGAATGGGCGGAGTCTGGAGAAGACGACGACGAGCCCGCCGTGATCACCGACTCCCCCGCTTCCGGGCGGACGCCCTCGGGGGACGTGATCCCAGCTGCCGATCGTGAAGAGGTCATCGACGATCCCGACGCCACCGGCAGGGTCCCGGCGTTCCATCCGAGACCGCAGCCGGCCGAGGACGCCACCGGTGCGATCTCCCCGGTCACGGATGTGGATGAGGACACAGATCTGCCGATCCACGCCGATGAGACCTCGGAGCGCCGGGCCAAACAGAAGAACTTCTTCCCCAGCTCGGCCAGCTCCGCAGCGTCGGTGGAGTCGGCCAGCTCGGCACAGTCGGTGGAATCGGCCCACTCGGCCGCATCCGCGGACTCGGCCCCGTCAGCTCCCTCCGCAGACTCTCCGGACACTGCAGGCTCTTCGACTTCCGATGACTCTCAGGACTCGGCGGGCTCAGCTGCGGCGTCTGCCGAACCTGAGCCAACGGACCAGGACGAGCACGGGGATGAGTCGATCTATCAGCGGCACCCCGGGCTGCGCCCGCCGACCTCCTGA
- a CDS encoding MFS transporter — protein MTTANHSTAEQTPARPKYTRKQVALAILALSIGGFAVGVTEFAIMGLQLEAVEDLGITIPQAGLLISAYAVGVVIGAPILSILGAKRERKSYALLLLGVFVFGHVLSFFAPNYETMLVARFLSGLPHGAYFAVAALMAAEMAGPTKRSRAIAVVLGGLAISNVLGVPVVTALGQEFGWRWMFVSVIVLALITMAAVARYAPRQMPPATATMHSEIKGLKNKRLWVGIMLAVVGFSGMFALYSYIAPVSTEITGFDQSALPWIVGLFGSGMVVGNFVGGWAADKSVLGTVVVAMGLVAVFMVLFAYTAHIPVLMLIFLFLVGVSASALGPSMQTHLIDTAPDAPQLAASLHHSAFNAANALGALVGGQVIAAEMGLRAPSYVGAGAAVLGVGVALYAIRLTRRMKTPRQAI, from the coding sequence ATGACCACGGCAAATCACAGCACAGCGGAGCAGACCCCCGCCAGGCCCAAGTACACGCGCAAACAGGTGGCGCTGGCCATCCTCGCACTGTCCATCGGCGGCTTCGCCGTCGGGGTCACCGAGTTCGCGATCATGGGCCTGCAGCTCGAGGCCGTGGAGGACCTGGGCATCACGATCCCCCAGGCCGGCCTGTTGATCAGCGCCTATGCCGTGGGTGTGGTGATCGGCGCGCCGATCTTGTCCATCCTTGGTGCCAAACGAGAGCGCAAGTCCTATGCACTGCTGCTGCTTGGCGTCTTCGTCTTCGGCCATGTGCTCAGCTTCTTCGCGCCGAACTACGAGACGATGCTGGTCGCCCGGTTCCTCTCCGGACTGCCCCATGGGGCGTACTTCGCCGTGGCCGCTCTCATGGCCGCTGAGATGGCTGGCCCGACCAAACGCAGCCGCGCGATCGCCGTCGTCCTGGGCGGTCTGGCCATCTCCAATGTGCTCGGCGTGCCGGTGGTCACGGCGCTGGGTCAGGAGTTCGGCTGGCGCTGGATGTTCGTCTCCGTGATCGTGCTGGCGCTGATCACCATGGCCGCCGTGGCGCGCTACGCCCCGCGGCAGATGCCCCCCGCCACGGCGACGATGCATTCAGAGATCAAGGGGCTGAAGAACAAGCGGCTCTGGGTGGGCATCATGCTCGCCGTGGTCGGCTTCTCCGGAATGTTTGCGCTGTACTCCTATATCGCCCCGGTCAGCACCGAGATCACCGGATTCGATCAGAGCGCTCTGCCCTGGATCGTGGGCCTCTTCGGCTCCGGCATGGTGGTCGGCAACTTCGTGGGCGGCTGGGCGGCGGACAAGTCCGTGCTGGGCACCGTGGTCGTGGCGATGGGGCTCGTGGCGGTGTTCATGGTGCTCTTCGCCTACACCGCGCACATTCCTGTCCTGATGCTGATCTTCCTCTTCCTGGTGGGCGTCTCGGCCAGCGCCTTGGGCCCGTCCATGCAGACCCACCTGATCGACACCGCCCCCGATGCGCCACAGCTCGCGGCCTCGCTGCATCACTCTGCCTTCAACGCCGCCAACGCTCTCGGAGCCTTGGTGGGCGGGCAGGTCATCGCAGCCGAGATGGGTCTGCGCGCCCCGAGCTATGTGGGCGCCGGCGCCGCTGTGCTGGGTGTGGGCGTGGCTCTCTATGCGATCCGACTGACCCGCAGGATGAAGACTCCGCGTCAGGCGATCTGA
- a CDS encoding TenA family protein, with protein MSSAESLPTTADVAPESFAGQLRLASAAEWDASVHHRFIDELFAGTVSDEVLARYLVQDYQFFDAFVAMLGACVATTDSKPARLRFAAQLGMLAADEDGYFQQTFAELGVPSSQITSPELAEPTKDFVAQMWEVAQSRDYADLLVVLVIAEWLYLDWGERDLPLPAEPKHRDWIDLHRGDDFRAWTQFLIDELNRAAPPLESDDGARLSERWKRIVGIERAFFDAAYSR; from the coding sequence ATGAGTTCAGCCGAGTCCTTACCCACGACCGCCGACGTCGCACCGGAGAGTTTCGCTGGGCAGCTCCGGCTGGCTTCGGCAGCGGAGTGGGATGCCTCAGTGCATCACCGGTTCATCGACGAGCTCTTCGCCGGAACGGTCAGCGACGAAGTCCTGGCCCGGTATCTGGTGCAGGACTACCAATTCTTCGACGCGTTCGTTGCGATGCTCGGCGCATGCGTGGCCACCACCGATTCGAAGCCGGCCCGACTGCGCTTCGCCGCCCAGCTCGGGATGCTCGCGGCCGATGAGGACGGATACTTCCAGCAGACCTTCGCTGAACTTGGGGTGCCTAGTTCCCAGATCACCTCACCCGAGCTGGCCGAGCCGACGAAGGATTTTGTCGCCCAGATGTGGGAGGTGGCACAGTCTCGGGACTATGCGGACCTGCTCGTGGTGCTGGTCATCGCCGAATGGCTGTATCTGGACTGGGGCGAACGCGACCTCCCGCTGCCAGCCGAGCCGAAGCACCGGGACTGGATCGATCTGCACCGCGGTGACGACTTCCGCGCCTGGACTCAGTTCCTGATCGACGAGCTCAATCGTGCAGCCCCGCCGCTGGAGTCCGACGACGGCGCTCGATTGTCCGAGCGGTGGAAGCGGATCGTCGGGATCGAGCGGGCGTTCTTCGACGCTGCATACTCACGTTAA